GCGGAAAAATGCAAATACTGCCCAGCGGCGCTCCATGCGCCGTCGGAAACGAGGAAGCGCTCTATAGGTATCGAGGCAGTTTTGCCACGCGGCTCTCGCTTCCATGGAATTGCCGAAAAGCTGTTCAAGTTGCCCCAATCGATAATACGATTCGCAGGAAGATACATTCTGTTCTTGAAAGGCCTTCAGATATTCCTTGGCTCGCTTTGCATTTGTATCAGCGATGGCCGCGGCGAGTTTCAAATACGGCTCACCGTACTTAAGCTTTTTGTCTAACGAAAGAGCCTTGAGAATGAGCGCCTCGCCTCGGTCCACCTCCCCGAGATTGAGATGGCAGAGACCCGTGTTATACAAGACGTCCGGAAAGTCCTGCATTTGCTTAGGCAGGTCTTCGAGCAGTCGCAGTGCGCTGTTATACTGTTTCACTTCGATATAGGCTTCTGCTAAGTACTGTTTCGCTGGGCTGTCATGAGGATTCAACTGAATCTGCCGACGAAGCTGCGCCATTCTGCGACGTCTGCGAAATGGCTTCATCACGCTCGGCAACAGGCCAATGTACCGCCTGTCGACGAAATAATAAATCGCCAGGAGTACGATAATGGCCAGAAATGGGTTTCCTGTGATGCGTAGAATCAAGTAGAAGATTAGAAATTTTCCAATCACCGGATTTGTCTCTCCTCGCCAAGACCCGTTACTGATACGAATGGCCGTTACTCATATGATACCATCTGTCATTGGCTGGGAATCACGAATCAAGCAACAAATGTAGCCATGATTTCCGATTAAAAGGCAACGGTGCAAACGTTGGTTAGGTGTCTTTGTGTCGCTAACGCCCCCTTCTGCGCAGGTAGGCTCCGAACGAAATTCAGACCAAAATGGCAGGTCTCTGAACACAGAGACCTGCCGGGCGATATGTCTTTAGCCATTTGTTGTCTTTGTTGTCACAGTGGTCGGTGCCACCGTCCACGTCGTTCCATCCCACGTGCTCGTCAATCCGACCCGCTTCAAAATTTGTTCCACATAGTATATCGGCATGTACGTCGTCGAATGTCCTGTGGACGGGTCGGTCGCGGCTTTTGTGTTCACATCCTGAATCAGTGTTCCATTCACATAGATGCTTGTATTCCCTCTTCCTACATGGATGTTCGACGTATTCACTGCAGCCGTCGTTGTCAGTTTCCACGCTTGACCATCCCACTTGCTTTGGATGCCCACCGACTTCACCCACTGCATCACATACCAAATCGGCATGTATGTCGTCTGTGTTCCACTATCATTCCCGACAATTGCCGGCACGTTCTGCACCTTGCCATCCCAGACAATCGCTCGCTGGTTAGGCTTCAACGCATTCAGTGTCAGCATCTGTGTAGCCGTGTTTCCATAGGAATCGGTCACTTGCACCGTCACCGTTGTCTGCCCTCCTGTCGTCGACGTCCCTGCAAGCGTTCCAGTTTGTGGATTCAGGGTCATCCCGAATGGCAGCACTCCTTGTGCGACACGCCACGTGTACGGAACCGAGCCCCCCGTCGCACTGAGCGTTTGTGAATAGGGTTTGCCGACAACAATTGACGTGAATCGAGTGGTCGATATCGTCGGATACGACGTCGGCCCATCGACGGTCATGGTCAGCTGGCGCGTTGCCGTCTGGTGATTCGCATCCACCACTTGCACAATGAATGTGTACTGACCGCCTAGCCCTGTCGGTGTGCCCGATATGATGCCGCTGTCGCTAAGCGTTAGACCCCGCGGAAGTTCTCCGCCTGTTACGAGCCAGTGATACGGTTGAGTGCCCCCGACCGCAGAAATTCCCTGAGTGTAAGGAAGTCCGACTTTTGCATCTTCAACGACCAGGAATGTACTAATGAATGGCTGACCGGGTCCTATACTAGGAGATTGACGGTTTACTACGATTGTGTAAGTTTGCGTTGCCCCACTTTGCGCAGTGACCTCTATGGTGATGGTGTTCGAACCGTCGTTAAGAGGGACTGTGACGGCACTGCTGCCGGACTGCGCCTGTCCATTCACGGTTACCGTGGCGTTTGCATCCTCGGAAGCCAAGGTGAATTGGACACTTGATACACTATGAGTAACAGTCTCTGAGTAACTCGTAGTTGCGGGATTAAAGGCCGGCGATAATATTCCTTGGTCCACAGTGAGGTTACTTAGATTTGCATCACTACTCAACACATCAACGGTATCCGTTTGAGCCGCACTATTCTTTGTGCCATCGTTCACGGTAAAGGATACTGTCCGCGCCCCGCCATATTGGGACGAGCTTGAGAAGCTCACTGCGCTCAACGCATTTGACCACTGTGCATCGGTTGCCGTTGCACCTGAGGAGGTCATTGTAAGTACACCAGTAGCAGAATTATAGGTTCCTACGATGTTGCCAAATGTAGTGGGGTTCGGATTTGCGAATGTCAGTATGTCTCCTGAATGAAAACCACTAGAAATACTCACTGTCGCACCCGATTGCGTGGCATTGTCCAAATCAGATACGGCTACTCCGCCATCCACCGTGGCAGCAGAGGTTCCACGAACATAGTTGGTTGTACCTCCTGTTGTGGTCACAATCGGAGTTTGATCCGTATCGGTCACTGCCACAGTTCTTGTAGCCGTGTTGCTTGTAGCTGCACTCGCGTCAACAACCGTAAAACTAATGGTCCGAGTCGCATTATTCGGCGTAACGGCAGTGTCTGTGTATGTTACCGCATCAAGAGCGGCTTGCCACTCTGCCAACGTCGTTGTCGCTCCCGAAGAGGCCAACGTGAGTACGCCCGTGGAAGCGTTATAACTTGCTGAGATAGTCCCGAAAGTGGCTGGAGTGGTATTCGTAAATGATAGGACGTCTTCACCCGTGTGAAGGTTACCTGTAATCGACACGATCGCTGATGCCAGCGTAGTGGCAGTTCCATCAGTCACAGTCAATCCAGAATCGATAGTCACCGGTGTGGATGTTGTGTTGTCCCCTGCGACAAATGCTGCAGAACCGGAATCCGTTGTAATCGTAGGTGGACCCAAGACATCAACAGTATCCGTTTGAGCCGCACTATTCTTTGTGCCATCGTTCACGGTAAAGGATACCGTCCGCGCCCCGACGTATTGGGACGAGCTTGAGAAGCTCACTGCACTTAACGCATTTGACCACTGTGCATCTGTCGCTTTTGCACCTGAGGAAGTCAAGGTAAGCACGCCCGTAACAGAATTATAACTTCCTACGATGTTGCCAAATGTAGTGGAGTTCGTATCTACGAATGTCAGGGTGTCTCCTGAATGAAAACCACTAGAAATACTCACTGTTGCGCTCGATTGCGTGGTATTGTCCAAATCAGATACCGTTACTCCTCCATCCACCGGTGCAGCAGAGGTTCCACTAACATAGTTCGTTGTACCTCCTGTTGTGGTCACAATCGGAGTTTGATCCGTATCGGTCACAGTTACAGTTCTTGTAGCCGTGTTGCTTGTAGCTGCACTCGCGTCAACAACGGTAAAACTAATGGTCCGAGTCGCATTATTCGGCGTAACGGCAGTGTCTGTGTATGTTACCGCATCAAGAGCGGCTTGCCACTCTGCCAACGTCGCTGTCGCACCCGAAGAGGTCAACGTGAGTACGCCCGTAGAAGCGTTATAACTGGCTGAGATGTTCCCATCGGTCGCTGAGCCAGTGTTCGTAAATGATAGGACGTCCTCACTCGTGTAAAGGTTACCTGTAATCGACACGGTCGCTGATGCCAGCGTGCTTGAACTTCCACCGGTCACAGTCAATCCAGAATCGATAGTCACTGGTGTGGATGTTGTGTTGTCCCCGGCGACAAATGCTGCAGAACCGGAATCAGTTACGACAACAGGAGGACTAGACGTGGCATAAACGGGAGGTACACTACTCAAAGAAAGCAGAGCGATAGTAGTAATCATAAGTCCGTTCTTAATTGCAAAACGCAATCGGTTCACCGAAACAACTCCCTAGGAATATTTTTCCGAAATTCTGAGTATACAATCCTTCACATATCATACGATCAAAACTCTGCAGTTCTCCCGTATATAATAAGCCCCACGGCAAGCATTACGCCGTGGGGACAATCGGTTACCGACTTTATGGACGGGTTACCAACTCTATTCTCTGGTTCCCAAGGTTACTCCCTTTGCTCACCCTGGTATAGCGCATCATGTCTAATTGTCTGCATCCAAGCGATATTCATTGTCTACAACAAGTTCACCAACGAAGACGTGCCACAGAGCCCCAACAGAAATTTAGCGAGCGACGCCGCCTGCGACGACCTTTGGCTGCGAGATGGGTGAACCGACAGGCAAGACGACACGGCCGGCAACGGAGTTAATGACCCCGGCGGCGGAAGTATAAAGTGCGAGCAGGCCGCAGACAAGGCCAATCCATCCGCCAATTTGGCCGCTGAGTACATTGAAATTGCCAAGTGCAAGGAACAGGAATGCGAGCCACAGAGTCAGGAAAACGAAGAACAGAGCCCGATTGAGGTAGAAGGTGCCAATCCACAGGTAGAAGGTGAGGACTCCGAACATCAGTAGGAACACGCCCATCCCGGCCTTTGGAGCGGAGTGAACAATGAAATAGAACGCTATCCAGAACGCGCCGTACGATGTGAAAGCGGTTGCACCGAAGGTATTGCCTTTCTTGAACTCCCACATCCCTGCAAGCAATTGGGCACCGCCCCCGTAGGCCAGTGCAAGACCGAGCACGACGCCAAGCGCATCGGGGGATGTGACACCTGCGTTAATCAGGCTCAAGATGACTGTCGTGATACCAAATCCAGCAAGTCCTAGAGGACCTGGGTCGGCAATTGAAACCTTGGACTCATCTGCCATTTGAATTCCCCTTTCAAATTTGCGCAATCCGCGCAATGTTGAGATAAATATACACAAAAACGAACGATAATACATGAAAACATACAAAATAATGAATGAACCAGACGGCAATCGTCAACGTGTATTACTGAAATCATCTTCACTCTGACATAAATCGACAAGCTGTCCCAACACCGTGTCTGTTTTTGACCAACACCCCCTACCAAGGTCCTCTTTCTGTAGAGAAAATAATGTCGTGACACATGAGATGAAGTGCCGTCCACTGCTGGCCGCGCGCTGGCGGTCAGCAGTGAGCGACAACGGAAAACCTGTTTAGGACTCGGTGTGTGCGTACTGGTTTTTCAGCGACTCGACGACACTTGGGTCCGCCAAAGTCGTGGTATCACCGAGTACGCGGCCCTCGGCAATGTCTCGCAGCAGGCGACGCATGATTTTCGCGCTGCGGGTCTTTGGCAGCTCGGCGGTAAAGATAATCTCTTCCGGACGGGCCATTGCACCGATTTTTTCGACCACGTGTTGTTTGAGTTCCTGGATGAGCTCCGGTGTCGTTTCGATGCCTTCCTTGACGGTCACGAACGCGGTGATAGCCTGGCCTTTGACTTCGTGAGAGCGGCCGATAACTGCTGCTTCGGCAACCGATTTGTGGTCGACGATGGCACTTTCGACTTCCATTGTTCCAATGCGGTGACCAGAGACGTTGATGACATCATCGATACGGCCGAGGATCCAGAAGTAGCTGTCCTCATCCTTATGAGCACCATCGCCCGGTAGATAGATACCGTCAAATTTCCCGAAGTAGGTCCGCTGGAATCGTTCATCGTCTCCCCACACAGTGCGCAGCATCGACGGCCAAGGCTTGCGGATGACCAGGTAACCACCGTGTCCTGGCTCGACAGAGTTTCCTTCCTCGTCGACAATTTCTGCTTCAATGCCTGGCACAGGGCGTGTTGCCGAGCCAGGTTTTGTCGTCGTGATGCCGGGCAATGGGGCAATCATGGCGCAACCTGTCTCTGTTTGCCACCAAGTGTCGACAATCGGGCAGCGGCCTTTTCCAACGTGTTCGTGGTACCACATCCAGGCTTCCGGATTGATGGGTTCGCCAACCGTGCCGAGCAACCGCAGGCTGTCGAGGTTGTGTTTCTCCACGTACTGGGGACCCCACTTCATGAATGTACGAATTGAAGTCGGCGCTGTGTACAGAACCGTCGCGCTGTATTTCTCAACAATCTCCCAGAACCTATCACGGTCGGGGAAGTCCGGAGCGCCTTCATACATGACAACGGTTGCCCCTGCTGTGAGTGGACCGTAGACAATATAGGTATGGCCGGTGACCCAGCCGATATCGGCGGTACAGAAGAAGATGTCTTCGTCTTTGAGGTCGAACACACTGCGCATTGAAGTGTTGACCCCCACCAGATAACCGCCCGTGGTGTGAACGATTCCTTTTGGTTTTCCGGTGGTGCCTGAGGTGTAGAGCAGGAAGAGGATATCCTCTGCATCCATCTCCTCTGCGGGGCATGGCGTCGACGGAGTCTTGGCCATTTCTTCATGCCAGTACACGTCCCGACCTTCGACCATGGTGGTATTCGCCTTTTCACCGATCCGTTGAACAACGACCACCTTACGCACATTGGTACCTTCTACGGCCTCATCTGCGTTGGCCTTCAGCGATACAATACCACCCCTGCGCCAGCCGCCATCAGCAGTGACGACAATATCCGAATCGCCGTCAAGGATGCGGTCTTGCAGACTCTTTGCCGAAAATCCGCCAAACACTACAGAATGAATGGCGCCGATTTTGGCACAGGCGAGCAGTGTGATGGGGAGTTCAGGAATCATCGGCAGGTAGACTGTGACTCTGTCTCCCTTTTTCACACCGAGGTTTTTCAGCATGTGCGCCGCTTTGTCGACCTCGCGTCCGAGCATTTCATAGGTGTAGACTTTATTGTCGCCGGGTTCACCTTCCCAGATGATGGCTGCTTTGTTCTTCCGTGACCCTACGCGATGTCTATCTACCGCGTTATAAGCTGCATTCAGCTTGCCACCGACAAACCACTTGGCATGTGGTGGGTTCCATTCAAGGACCTTGTCGTAAGGGGCAAACCAGGTGAGGTTCTCGGCTTGTTCGGCCCAGTAACCTTCGGGATCTTTCTGGGCGCGTTCATAGACACCGGGATCGTTAAAATTTGCTTGTTTGGTAAACTCCGCTGAAGGTGCAAATGTCCGCTGTTCTCGTAGAAGCGTATCCAGTTGATTGCTGTTTTCAGACATCGTTATAACTCCTTTCGGGCCCAAAGATTGTGACTCGAACTTTGAACCACTCATCGTTGCATCGACTTGGTTGCGAATACCAGAATGGGAGGTGCCGGAACGAAATCGAGTAATATCGCTCGCATGTTGTCGAAACATGGCGAGAGAGATAGAGAAAAGTCACAGATGTGTCGCAAGCGCTTACAGCATGTATATATGGAACAATCTAAATTATACGAGCTTTTTAGGGAAGCATGCAAGAATTGAACCGTTAGATTCGAACAGTTTGGAAAAATTTTTATGAATTATGACACAATGTTGAGTCAAACAGATCTTTACAACGACCTTTCCCAGCAGCCAAGGCTGTCTATCGTGCTCATAAACGGTCCATCGATAGGGAATAATCCAGCGGAGTCACAATCCGGAGGTGATTCCGATGGTCTTTGTCATCTCAATCATTGTTGTTGTTCTATTTGTCGGTTGGGGCGTCCTGGCTCCGCATCAGTTGTCTGCAACTGCAAACTTCTTGCTTTCCTTTACACCGGACAAGTTTGGTTGGTTCTATTTGTTGGCGGCGTTTGGATTTTTACTCTTTACGGTCTACCTCGCATTTAGTAAATTTGGCCGTATCCGTCTTGGATCCGATGACGATGAACCAGAGTATAGCTATGTCACCTGGTTTGCGATGCTGTTCAGCGCGGGGATGGGAATTGGGCTTGTATTTTGGGGTGTAGCGGAACCCATTGACCATTACACTTCGCCCCCAATGGGACTACAGCCGCGCACCCCCGAAGCCGCAACTTGGGCGGAACGTTACAGTTTCTTTCACTGGGGGCTCCAACCTTGGGGCATTTACGCCATCATCGGGCTCGCACTCGCATACTTTAATTTTCGCAAAGGGTCGAAAGGGCTTATCAGCGCGACGTTTTACCCTTTGCTCGGCGACAGGGTCAATGGGGGGATTGGCAAAGCTATTGATATCCTTGCCATCATTGCGACTGTCTTCGGCGTCGCGACGTCCCTTGGACTCGGTACAATGCAGATTAATGGCGGACTCAATGAACTCGCAGGCATCCCCACTGCGCGAGTGGTTCAGATAACAACAAGGGCTCGATAAAGGCATCAAAATCCTCAGCAACACCAACCTTGTGGTGGCAGGCGCCTTGCTTCTGCTGACATTATTGCTCGGACCGACGTGGTTTCTGTTTGATACCTTTACGTCAACACTCGGCGGGTATCTACAGAATCTCGTCCAGATGAGCCTGCGACTTGCTCCTTTTACACAAAGCAAGTGGATTGCGAATTGGACTCTGTTTTACTGGGCGTGGTGGATTGCATGGGCACCGTTTGTCGGGATGTTCATTGCTCGCGTTTCCAGAGGGAGAACGATTCGTGAATTCGTAGGTGGGGTCCTGTTGGTCCCGAGTCTTGTCAGTTTCTTATGGTTTTCGGTCTTCGGCGGCACGGCATTGCACATGCAAATGTTTGGGGGTATTGATGTGGCGAGCGTCGTGCAGCAAGACATGTCGCGTGCGCTGTTCGTCGTGTTGAGACACTTGCCGCTGGGTATTGTCCTGGCAATCGTTGCCACTCTCTTGATTGTGACGTTTTTTGTCACTTCCGCAGATTCGGCAACGTTCGTGCTTGGAATGCTGTCGTCAGATGGCAACTTGAATCCGTCGAACGGGGTCAAAATCACGTGGGGAATTTTGCAATCGCTGATTGCCATTGTCCTGTTGCTCAGCGGTGGATTACAGGGC
The Alicyclobacillus curvatus genome window above contains:
- a CDS encoding tetratricopeptide repeat protein, giving the protein MIGKFLIFYLILRITGNPFLAIIVLLAIYYFVDRRYIGLLPSVMKPFRRRRRMAQLRRQIQLNPHDSPAKQYLAEAYIEVKQYNSALRLLEDLPKQMQDFPDVLYNTGLCHLNLGEVDRGEALILKALSLDKKLKYGEPYLKLAAAIADTNAKRAKEYLKAFQEQNVSSCESYYRLGQLEQLFGNSMEARAAWQNCLDTYRALPRFRRRMERRWAVFAFFRVTFGRR
- a CDS encoding cadherin-like beta sandwich domain-containing protein, which translates into the protein MNRLRFAIKNGLMITTIALLSLSSVPPVYATSSPPVVVTDSGSAAFVAGDNTTSTPVTIDSGLTVTGGSSSTLASATVSITGNLYTSEDVLSFTNTGSATDGNISASYNASTGVLTLTSSGATATLAEWQAALDAVTYTDTAVTPNNATRTISFTVVDASAATSNTATRTVTVTDTDQTPIVTTTGGTTNYVSGTSAAPVDGGVTVSDLDNTTQSSATVSISSGFHSGDTLTFVDTNSTTFGNIVGSYNSVTGVLTLTSSGAKATDAQWSNALSAVSFSSSSQYVGARTVSFTVNDGTKNSAAQTDTVDVLGPPTITTDSGSAAFVAGDNTTSTPVTIDSGLTVTDGTATTLASAIVSITGNLHTGEDVLSFTNTTPATFGTISASYNASTGVLTLASSGATTTLAEWQAALDAVTYTDTAVTPNNATRTISFTVVDASAATSNTATRTVAVTDTDQTPIVTTTGGTTNYVRGTSAATVDGGVAVSDLDNATQSGATVSISSGFHSGDILTFANPNPTTFGNIVGTYNSATGVLTMTSSGATATDAQWSNALSAVSFSSSSQYGGARTVSFTVNDGTKNSAAQTDTVDVLSSDANLSNLTVDQGILSPAFNPATTSYSETVTHSVSSVQFTLASEDANATVTVNGQAQSGSSAVTVPLNDGSNTITIEVTAQSGATQTYTIVVNRQSPSIGPGQPFISTFLVVEDAKVGLPYTQGISAVGGTQPYHWLVTGGELPRGLTLSDSGIISGTPTGLGGQYTFIVQVVDANHQTATRQLTMTVDGPTSYPTISTTRFTSIVVGKPYSQTLSATGGSVPYTWRVAQGVLPFGMTLNPQTGTLAGTSTTGGQTTVTVQVTDSYGNTATQMLTLNALKPNQRAIVWDGKVQNVPAIVGNDSGTQTTYMPIWYVMQWVKSVGIQSKWDGQAWKLTTTAAVNTSNIHVGRGNTSIYVNGTLIQDVNTKAATDPSTGHSTTYMPIYYVEQILKRVGLTSTWDGTTWTVAPTTVTTKTTNG
- a CDS encoding acetate uptake transporter; this encodes MADESKVSIADPGPLGLAGFGITTVILSLINAGVTSPDALGVVLGLALAYGGGAQLLAGMWEFKKGNTFGATAFTSYGAFWIAFYFIVHSAPKAGMGVFLLMFGVLTFYLWIGTFYLNRALFFVFLTLWLAFLFLALGNFNVLSGQIGGWIGLVCGLLALYTSAAGVINSVAGRVVLPVGSPISQPKVVAGGVAR
- the acs gene encoding acetate--CoA ligase, whose product is MSENSNQLDTLLREQRTFAPSAEFTKQANFNDPGVYERAQKDPEGYWAEQAENLTWFAPYDKVLEWNPPHAKWFVGGKLNAAYNAVDRHRVGSRKNKAAIIWEGEPGDNKVYTYEMLGREVDKAAHMLKNLGVKKGDRVTVYLPMIPELPITLLACAKIGAIHSVVFGGFSAKSLQDRILDGDSDIVVTADGGWRRGGIVSLKANADEAVEGTNVRKVVVVQRIGEKANTTMVEGRDVYWHEEMAKTPSTPCPAEEMDAEDILFLLYTSGTTGKPKGIVHTTGGYLVGVNTSMRSVFDLKDEDIFFCTADIGWVTGHTYIVYGPLTAGATVVMYEGAPDFPDRDRFWEIVEKYSATVLYTAPTSIRTFMKWGPQYVEKHNLDSLRLLGTVGEPINPEAWMWYHEHVGKGRCPIVDTWWQTETGCAMIAPLPGITTTKPGSATRPVPGIEAEIVDEEGNSVEPGHGGYLVIRKPWPSMLRTVWGDDERFQRTYFGKFDGIYLPGDGAHKDEDSYFWILGRIDDVINVSGHRIGTMEVESAIVDHKSVAEAAVIGRSHEVKGQAITAFVTVKEGIETTPELIQELKQHVVEKIGAMARPEEIIFTAELPKTRSAKIMRRLLRDIAEGRVLGDTTTLADPSVVESLKNQYAHTES